ggcttctctcaaaacagagccaaacagagcccccacaaccaaactctaagtttggtgttgggaggccacaaccaaactctatgtttggtgttgaacccccacattcaaactctaagtttggtgttgggaggttccaacacggTTCTGAGCATttttgaggctccatgagagtcctctgtcaagctaatgacaataaagaagcgcttgttgggaggcaacccaatgttttataattaattattttcttttgttattttatcttttttttgtaggttgatgatcgtaagaagtcacaaaaacaatgaaaaaagcaaaaacagaatgaaaaacaggaagaaaaacaacacaccctggaggaagatgctgctggcgttcaaacgccagtcagcctagcagttgggcgtttaacgcccagtctggcacccNNNNNNNNNNNNNNNNNNNNNNNNNNNNNNNNNNNNNNNNNNNNNNNNNNNNNNNNNNNNNNNNNNNNNNNNNNNNNNNNNNNNNNNNNNNNNNNNNNNNNNNNNNNNNNNNNNNNNNNNNNNNNNNNNNNNNNNNNNNNNNNNNNNNNNNNNNNNNNNNNNNNNNNNNNNNNNNNNNNNNNNNNNNNNNNNNNNNNNNNNNNNNNNNNNNNNNNNNNNNNNNNNNNNNNNNNNNNNNNNNNNNNNNNNNNNNNNNNNNNNNNNNNNNNNNNNNNNNNNNNNNNNNNNNNNNNNNNNNNNNNNNNNNNNNNNNNNNNNNNNNNNNNNNNNNNNNNNNNNNNNNNNNNNNNNNNNNNNNNNNNNNNNNNNNNNNNNNNNNNNNNNNNNNNNNNNNNNNNNNNNNNNNNNNNNNNNNNNNNNNNNNNNNNNNNNNNNNNNNNNNNNNNNNNNNNNNNNNNNNNNNNNNNNNNNNNNNNNNNNNNNNNNNNNNNNNNNNNNNNNNNNNNNNNNNNNNNNNNNNNNNNNNNNNNNNNNNNNNNNNNNNNNNNNNNNNNNNNNNNNNNNNNNNNNNNNNNNNNNNNNNNNNNNNNNNNNNNNNNNNNNNNNNNNNNNNNNNNNNNNNNNNNNNNNNNNNNNNNNNNNNNNNNNNNNNNNNNNNNNNNNNNNNNNNNNNNNNNNNNNNNNNNNNNNNNNNNNNNNNNNNNNNNNNNNNNNNNNNNNNNNNNNNNNNNNNNNNNNNNNNNNNNNNNNNNNNNNNNNNNNNNNNNNNNNNNNNNNNNNNNNNNNNNNNNNNNNNNNNNNNNNNNNNNNNNNNNNNNNNNNNNNNNNNNNNNNNNNNNNNNNNNNNNNNNNNNNNNNNNNNNNNNNNNNNNNNNNNNNNNNNNNNNNNNNNNNNNNNNNNNNNNNNNNNNNNNNNNNNNNNNNNNNNNNNNNNNNNNNNNNNNNNNNNNNNNNNNNNNNNNNNNNNNNNNNNNNNNNNNNNNNNNNNNNNNNNNNNNNNNNNNNNNNNNNNNNNNNNNNNNNNNNNNNNNNNNNNNNNNNNNNNNNNNNNNNNNNNNNNNNNNNNNNNNNNNNNNNNNNNNNNNNNNNNNNNNNNNNNNNNNNNNNNNNNNNNNNNNNNNNNNNNNNNNNNNNNNNNNNNNNNNNNNNNNNNNNNNNNNNNNNNNNNNNNNNNNNNNNNNNNNNNNNNNNNNNNNNNNNNNNNNNNNNNNNNNNNNNNNNNNNNNNNNNNNNNNNNNNNNNNNNNNNNNNNNNNNNNNNNNNNNNNNNNNNNNNNNNNNNNNNNNNNNNNNNNNNNNNNNNNNNNNNNNNNNNNNNNNNNNNNNNNNNNNNNNNNNNNNNNNNNNNNNNNNNNNNNNNNNNNNNNNNNNNNNNNNNNNNNNNNNNNNNNNNNNNNNNNNNNNNNNNNNNNNNNNNNNNNNNNNNNNNNNNNNNNNNNNNNNNNNNNNNNNNNNNNNNNNNNNNNNNNNNNNNNNNNNNNNNNNNNNNNNNNNNNNNNNNNNNNNNNNNNNNNNNNNNNNNNNNNNNNNNNNNNNNNNNNNNNNNNNNNNNNNNNNNNNNNNNNNNNNNNNNNNNNNNNNNNNNNNNNNNNNNNNNNNNNNNNNNNNNNNNNNNNNNNNNNNNNNNNNNNNNNNNNNNNNNNNNNNNNNNNNNNNNNNNNNNNNNNNNNNNNNNNNNNNNNNNNNNNNNNNNNNNNNNNNNNNNNNNNNNNNNNNNNNNNNNNNNNNNNNNNNNNNNNNNNNNNNNNNNNNNNNNNNNNNNNNNNNNNNNNNNNNNNNNNNNNNNNNNNNNNNNNNNNNNNNNNNNNNNNNNNNNNNNNNNNNNNNNNNNNNNNNNNNNNNNNNNNNNNNNNNNNNNNNNNNNNNNNNNNNNNNNNNNNNNNNNNNNNNNNNNNNNNNNNNNNNNNNNNNNNNNNNNNNNNNNNNNNNNNNNNNNNNNNNNNNNNNNNNNNNNNNNNNNNNNNNNNNNNNNNNNNNNNNNNNNNNNNNNNNNNNNNNNNNNNNNNNNNNNNNNNNNNNNNNNNNNNNNNNNNNNNNNNNNNNNNNNNNNNNNNNNNNNNNNNNNNNNNNNNNNNNNNNNNNNNNNNNNNNNNNNNNNNNNNNNNNNNNNNNNNNNNNNNNNNNNNNNNNNNNNNNNNNNNNNNNNNNNNNNNNNNNNNNNNNNNNNNNNNNNNNNNNNNNNNNNNNNNNNNNNNNNNNNNNNNNNNNNNNNNNNNNNNNNNNNNNNNNNNNNNNNNNNNNNNNNNNNNNNNNNNNNNNNNNNNNNNNNNNNNNNNNNNNNNNNNNNNNNNNNNNNNNNNNNNNNNNNNNNNNNNNNNNNNNNNNNNNNNNNNNNNNNNNNNNNNNNNNNNNNNNNNNNNNNNNNNNNNNNNNNNNNNNNNNNNNNNNNNNNNNNNNNNNNNNNNNNNNNNNNNNNNNNNNNNNNNNNNNNNNNNNNNNNNNNNNNNNNNNNNNNNNNNNNNNNNNNNNNNNNNNNNNNNNNNNNNNNNNNNNNNNNNNNNNNNNNNNNNNNNNNNNNNNNNNNNNNNNNNNNNNNNNNNNNNNNNNNNNNNNNNNNNNNNNNNNNNNNNNNNNNNNNNNNNNNNNNNNNNNNNNNNNNNNNNNNNNNNNNNNNNNNNNNNNNNNNNNNNNNNNNNNNNNNNNNNNNNNNNNNNNNNNNNNNNNNNNNNNNNNNNNNNNNNNNNNNNNNNNNNNNNNNNNNNNNNNNNNNNNNNNNNNNNNNNNNNNNNNNNNNNNNNNNNNNNNNNNNNNNNNNNNNNNNNNNNNNNNNNNNNNNNNNNNNNNNNNNNNNNNNNNNNNNNNNNNNNNNNNNNNNNNNNNNNNNNNNNNNNNNNNNNNNNNNNNNNNNNNNNNNNNNNNNNNNNNNNNNNNNNNNNNNNNNNNNNNNNNNNNNNNNNNNNNNNNNNNNNNNNNNNNNNNNNNNNNNNNNNNNNNNNNNNNNNNNNNNNNNNNNNNNNNNNNNNNNNNNNNNNNNNNNNNNNNNNNNNNNNNNNNNNNNNNNNNNNNNNNNNNNNNNNNNNNNNNNNNNNNNNNNNNNNNNNNNNNNNNNNNNNNNNNNNNNNNNNNNNNNNNNNNNNNNNNNNNNNNNNNNNNNNNNNNNNNNNNNNNNNNNNNNNNNNNNNNNNNNNNNNNNNNNNNNNNNNNNNNNNNNNNNNNNNNNNNNNNNNNNNNNNNNNNNNNNNNNNNNNNNNNNNNNNNNNNNNNNNNNNNNNNNNNNNNNNNNNNNNNNNNNNNNNNNNNNNNNNNNNNNNNNNNNNNNNNNNNNNNNNNNNNNNNNNNNNNNNNNNNNNNNNNNNNNNNNNNNNNNNNNNNNNNNNNNNNNNNNNNNNNNNNNNNNNNNNNNNNNNNNNNNNNNNNNNNNNNNNNNNNNNNNNNNNNNNNNNNNNNNNNNNNNNNNNNNNNNNNNNNNNNNNNNNNNNNNNNNNNNNNNNNNNNNNNNNNNNNNNNNNNNNNNNNNNNNNNNNNNNNNNNNNNNNNNNNNNNNNNNNNNNNNNNNNNNNNNNNNNNNNNNNNNNNNNNNNNNNNNNNNNNNNNNNNNNNNNNNNNNNNNNNNNNNNNNNNNNNNNNNNNNNNNNNNNNNNNNNNNNNNNNNNNNNNNNNNNNNNNNNNNNNNNNNNNNNNNNNNNNNNNNNNNNNNNNNNNNNNNNNNNNNNNNNNNNNNNNNNNNNNNNNNNNNNNNNNNNNNNNNNNNNNNNNNNNNNNNNNNNNNNNNNNNNNNNNNNNNNNNNNNNNNNNNNNNNNNNNNNNNagcttgccatggaaaggagtaagaagaattggatgaaggcagtaggaaagcagagagacggaagggaaggcatcttcatacgcttatctgaagttcctaccaatgaattacataagtatctctatctttacctttgtgttattttcgttcatcactatatccatttgagtttgcctgactaagatttacaagatgaccatagcttgcttcaatactaacaatctccgtgggatcgacccttactcacgtaaggtttattacttggacgacccagtgcacttgctggttagttgtgcgaagttgtgtaatgccatggtattgagctaccacgtttttggagccattaccggggattatgagagttgtgaaaaagtattgttcacaatttcgcgcaccagtgtTCAAGCTAGTAGGCAAGAGAACACTTCACAAATTCATGCATCATTCAAAACATAGCATTCTCTCCACTTCAACAATTCTTCCGTACCAAAATAATGAAATCTATCTAAACATCCTAGTTATCCAACAAGATCAATAAAATTAGCATTCCTaagcaatcaacaacatcaagaaGTCACATAATTCACAAGAATCTAAAGCTAAAAGCAAGATGGTATACACAAGGAAGATCTTACCACGGTGGGGTacctcccaccaagcacttttctttaacgtccttaagttggacggtcagTCGCTCAAGCTTCTCCTTCTCTAGGTGCATCCTCTAATAGGAACACCTCTAGCTCTTTTGGGAGCTTGTAGCCATGGTACTTCTTCACTCTATGTCCATTCACCTTGAAAGTTTCTTCACTTTTAGGATCAAACAACTCCACCACTCTATAGGGCTTTATCTCCTTCACCTTGAAAGGTCCTTTCCATCTAGAGCGGAGCTTGCCAGGCATGAAACGAAGCCTCGAATTGTAGAGGAGAACCTCATCACCTTCTTGAAAGTCCTTCTTCTGTATGTGATGGTCATgtaatgcctttgtcttttcCTTGTAAATCTGGGCATTCTCATACGCTTCGTTCCTCAAACACCTAAGCTCCTCTAGCTGTAATTTTCTGGCTACTCCGGCTTGGGTCAAATTCACGTTGCACTGCTTTACTGCCCAATAGGCTTTGTGCTCAATTTTCACCGGAAGGTGGCATGCCTTACCATAGACGATC
Above is a genomic segment from Arachis duranensis cultivar V14167 unplaced genomic scaffold, aradu.V14167.gnm2.J7QH unplaced_Scaffold_126101, whole genome shotgun sequence containing:
- the LOC107472066 gene encoding uncharacterized protein LOC107472066, coding for MSPFRIVYGKACHLPVKIEHKAYWAVKQCNVNLTQAGVARKLQLEELRCLRNEAYENAQIYKEKTKALHDHHIQKKDFQEGDEVLLYNSRLRFMPGKLRSRWKGPFKVKEIKPYRVVELFDPKSEETFKVNGHRVKKYHGYKLPKELEVFLLEDAPREGEA